A stretch of Anoplopoma fimbria isolate UVic2021 breed Golden Eagle Sablefish chromosome 4, Afim_UVic_2022, whole genome shotgun sequence DNA encodes these proteins:
- the LOC129090173 gene encoding uncharacterized protein LOC129090173: MKMKMANYRTQLKAHGTSAEVTVNSLKSKSQGDSYPAKNVKRPRRAEANHFPSLPSGETTGSLEQERVSLLTELQKKNNRQTIKEKMAKTFGYRRQEIVHKQPSIEDMLERWPALFQMDEINAEFMRVTTVPLETKFLAQLDKHTSKLLEVIRSKGGRVKEQTKATLQVLDETVDITIRRECIFKSLMIYLGEPVHHLIKECQDMQENEAAMAIVSGNEDIKIFIDGTEVLREVPTIATAVAMFFGLTYALNIKYPKNLQYTLEFVQKVLMELGGKKMSPKIHGLNTQLYSQE; this comes from the exons atgaagatgaaaatgGCCAACTACAGGACCCAACTTAAGGCACACGGTACATCTGCTGAGGTCACAGTGAATTCTTTGAAATCCAAGTCTCAAGGGGACTCCTACCCAGCAAAGAATGTCAAGAGACCTAGACGAGCTGAGGCCAATCATTTTCCATCTTTGCCAAGTGGTGAGACTACAGGAAGCCTGGAACAAGAGAGGGTTTCTCTTTTGACTgaactacagaaaaaaaacaaccgtcaaacaataaaagaaaagatggcAAAGACGTTTGGATACCGTAGACAAGAAATAGTGCATAAGCAGCCGAGCATTGAAGACATGTTGGAAAGATGGCCAGCACTTTTTCAGATGGATGAG ATTAATGCTGAGTTCATGCGGGTGACAACAGTTCCCTTGGAGACAAAGTTCTTAGCGCAGTTGGACAAGCACACGTCGAAACTGCTGGAGGTCATCAGGAGCAAGGGAGGACGTGTGAAAGAGCAGACCAAGGCAACTTTGCAGGTTTTAGATGAG ACTGTGGACATCACAATTAGAAGAGAGTGCATCTTCAAATCTTTGATGATCTACCTGGGTGAACCTGTTCATCACCTCATTAAAGAATGCCAG gataTGCAGGAAAATGAAGCAGCCATGGCAATCGTCAGTGGAAACGAGGACATTAAAATCTTCATTGACGGAACAGAGGTCCTCAGAGAGGTGCCCACAATAGCAACGGCTGTTGCTATGTTCTTCGGACTCACCTACGCTCTCAACATAAAATATCCAAAAAATCTGCAGTACACCCTTGAGTTTGTGCAAAAAGTCCTGATGGAGCTTGGTGGGAAAAAGATGTCCCCAAAAATTCATGGGCTGAATACCCAGCTTTACAGCCAAGAGTAG
- the LOC129089771 gene encoding signal-regulatory protein beta-2-like, translating to MISDVINYSVFILFSGCTDDRIFETRTVGVGQNVTLTCARQQTWLSTYLFWIRLASETFPEILGGTLAHDYNVEKETRRITTKQEPGTFVLHISKTQFNDTAVYYCIKVRNSNMTFSKGIFLRIKGPEPDITAVTQDFPSDPVRPGDSVTLQCSVLSDSKKKTCPGEHNVYWFKAGSDESHPSLIYAQRNNSAGCEKSPEAHSPQKCVYSFTKNISSSDAGTYYCAVAACGEILFGNGTKLDIEETVSWYFGDSIFLYMLCAVLAISVNVAAVIIYALKTNKCDYCSNEAAVSLLENAAKRNLKRNEDRWIYSTVVFTVMKTGSDGMRDAKAAERERIYSAVKAFGLD from the exons ATGATCTCTGATGTTATTAAttactctgtttttattttattttcaggatGCACAGACGATCGGATCTTTGAGACAAGGACTGTTGGTGTTGGACAAAATGTCACTCTAACATGTGCTCGCCAGCAAACTTGGCTATCAACATACTTATTTTGGATCAGGCTTGCTTCTGAAACCTTCCCTGAAATATTAGGAGGAACATTAGCCCATGATTACAACGTTGAGAAGGAGACTCGTCGcattacaacaaaacaagaacCTGGAACATTTGTCCTGCATATTAGCAAAACACAGTTCAACGATACTGCAGTCTACTACTGTATAAAAGTGAGAAATagcaacatgacattttcaaaaggaaTATTTCTGAGAATTAAag GACCAGAACCTGATATCACTGCCGTCACTCAAGACTTTCCATCTGATCCAGTCCGTCCAGGAGACTCAGTGACTCTGCAGTGTTCAGTCCTCTCAGACTCTAAGAAGAAAACGTGTCCAGGAGAACACAATGTGTACTGGTTTAAAGCCGGATCAGATGAATCTCATCCTAGTTTAATTTATGCCCAAAGAAACAACAGTGCTGGATGTGAGAAGAGTCCTGAAGCTCACTCTCCACAGAAATGTGTCTACAGCTTCACTAAGAACATCAGCTCCTCTGATGCCGGGACTTATTACTGTGCTGTGGCCGCATGTGGGGAGATCTTATTTGGAAATGGAACAAAACTGGACATTGAAG aAACCGTCTCGTGGTACTTTGGTGACAGTATATTTCTCTATATGCTGTGTGCTGTCTTGGCTATAAGTGTGAACGTTGCAGCCGTGATTATTTACGCCCTCAAGACGAACAAGTGTGATTATTGCAGTAATGAAG ctgctgtttctctgcttgaaaatgctgcaaaaaGGAATTTAAAG AGAAATGAAGACAGATGGATTTATTCTACTGTCGTCTTTACCGTGATGAAAACTGGCAGTGATGGAATGAGGGATGCAAAAGCAGCGGAGAGGGAGAGGATCTATTCTGCTGTCAAGGCTTTTGGGTTGGATTAG
- the LOC129090175 gene encoding uncharacterized protein LOC129090175: protein MIGSLAVLVLTTVYLIQTTDVPHQVSLTLVELGGNVTFKCPVSENDGKSFNWYKQPLGYMVQTVATVNFERMSISEEFNNLRFTVTIENAQYLLTITNISKEDEATYFCLSGNTFSIIPVNGIFLAVKDHNEQKSLYVKQSPETESVQPGDSVTLQCSLLSKNKENRVQCPGEHSVHWFRSGARAFHPSIIYTHSDQQEEISCDYSLSKTIQNSSDTGTYYCAVVTCGEILFGEGTKVETRSKLELVVIVLGVLLACCVTVIVLLILFVKRRKVCEHCKAATSAAGNPGHDKSTVDQSTDLDVDGDAVNYAALNYSTRKVKRVKKRESPSECVYSAVRADYHTQLHL, encoded by the exons ATGATCGGAAGCCTGGCTGTTTTGGTTCTTACTACAGTGT ACCTGATTCAGACCACAGATGTTCCTCACCAGGTCTCTTTGACTTTGGTTGAACTTGGTGGAAATGTTACTTTCAAATGTCCAGTTTCTGAGAATGACGGCAAATCCTTTAACTGGTACAAGCAGCCTCTTGGATATATGGTCCAAACAGTAGCTACTGTCAATTTTGAAAGAATGTCAATTAGTGAGGAATTTAATAACTTACGGTTCACAGTAACAATAGAGAACGCTCAGTATTTACTCACCATCACAAATATCAGCAAAGAGGACGAAGCAACATACTTTTGTCTCAGTGGAAATACCTTTTCAATAATTCCTGTTAATGGTATCTTTTTGGCTGTGAaag ATCATAATGAGCAGAAATCTCTCTACGTGAAACAAAGTCCGGAGACTGAGTCGGTCCAGCCGGGCGACTCAGTGACTCTCCAGTGTTCACTTCTCTCTAAGAACAAAGAGAACAGAGTCCAGTGTCCAGGTGAACACAGTGTGCACTGGTTCAGATCTGGAGCAAGAGCATTTCATCCAAGCATCATTTACACTCACAGTGATCAACAAGAAGAAATAAGTTGTGACTACAGTCTGTCAAAAACTATCCAGAACTCCTCTGATACTGGGACTTACTACTGTGCTGTGGTCACATGTGGAGAGATCCTGTTTGGTGAAGGAACCAAAGTGGAGACAA GATCAAAACTGGAACTAGTTGTCATCGTGCTTGGAGTCCTGTTGGCctgctgtgtgactgtgattgtcctccttattttgtttgtaaaacgAAGGAAAGTTTGTGAACATTGCAAAG CAGCGACAAGTGCCGCCGGTAATCCTGGACACGACAAGTCGACAGTGGATCAATCAACCGACCTG GATGTTGACGgagatgcagttaactatgcaGCACTGAATTACTCCACGAGGAAagtgaaaagagtgaaaaaaagagagtcTCCATCAGAGTGTGTGTACTCTGCTGTGCGAGCAGACTACCACACACAGCTCCACCTGTAG